From Gemmatimonadaceae bacterium, the proteins below share one genomic window:
- a CDS encoding metallophosphoesterase, protein MRLLQVSDVHFGRHAVSQYTDAVARRVADGRYEAVVVAGDLTQRNFRGQFRQAKAWLDSLRAQVPVFVVPGNHDVAWWWQTVGLGIRWPLLRGYRKWISRDLEPTLTLPGVTLVAINSCHGIQPYTLTTRLRDLSVVGAVRPTQWERARQLFAAAPPGNLKVLVFHHNLLRGDLSRRWGLVNRADGIGEALATGADLVLNGHDHQTRIEEVALGARRMIVSHSTSFCERTRGGLPAAFQEIEVEPQTLRVRACVWNDEAQDFEARGDREFAR, encoded by the coding sequence ATGCGGCTGCTCCAGGTCAGCGACGTCCATTTCGGCCGCCACGCCGTCTCGCAGTACACGGACGCCGTGGCGCGCCGGGTGGCCGACGGGCGCTACGAGGCCGTCGTCGTCGCCGGTGACCTCACGCAACGCAACTTTCGCGGACAGTTCCGGCAGGCCAAGGCCTGGCTGGATTCGCTGCGCGCGCAGGTGCCGGTGTTCGTGGTGCCGGGCAACCACGATGTGGCCTGGTGGTGGCAGACCGTCGGGCTCGGCATCCGCTGGCCGCTGCTGCGCGGCTATCGCAAATGGATCTCCCGAGACCTCGAGCCAACGCTGACGCTGCCTGGCGTGACGCTGGTCGCGATCAACTCCTGCCACGGGATCCAGCCCTACACGCTCACCACGCGGCTACGTGACCTGTCGGTCGTCGGTGCCGTGCGTCCGACGCAGTGGGAGCGCGCGCGGCAGCTCTTCGCGGCGGCGCCGCCGGGCAACCTCAAGGTGCTGGTGTTCCATCACAACCTGTTGCGTGGCGACCTCTCGCGGCGCTGGGGACTGGTGAACCGCGCCGATGGCATCGGTGAAGCATTGGCCACGGGTGCGGACCTCGTGCTCAACGGGCACGACCACCAGACGCGGATCGAGGAGGTCGCGCTTGGCGCGCGCCGCATGATCGTTTCGCACAGCACGTCGTTCTGTGAGCGCACGCGCGGCGGGTTGCCGGCGGCGTTTCAGGAGATTGAGGTCGAGCCGCAGACGCTCCGCGTGCGCGCCTGCGTGTGGAACGACGAGGCGCAGGACTTCGAGGCGCGCGGCGACCGCGAGTTCGCGCGATGA
- a CDS encoding NAD-dependent isocitrate dehydrogenase, translated as MSATLDVTLIPGDGIGPAITDATVRVLEAAGAKFTWDRQLAGMAAVEAHGDPIPESTLESIKRTKLALKGPLETPVGKGFRSINVALRKEFDLYANLRPAKTVLPGSRFENVDIILVRENTEGLYVGVENYVKVGNDPHAVAQSVAIVSRHGADRIVRYAFEYAVKHGRKKVTLVHKANILKYSQGLFLETGRMIAKEYEGRVQFDDKIVDACAMDLVMRPERYDVIVTTNLFGDILSDLTSGLVGGLGLTPGANIGYDVAIFEAVHGTAPDIAGKGIANPTAVMLAGCQMLDHVGQGDRANAIRAAIEATLRERKTVTGDVGGTATTEQYTDAVIARLKAKA; from the coding sequence ATGTCCGCCACACTCGACGTTACCCTGATTCCCGGCGACGGCATCGGCCCCGCCATCACCGACGCCACCGTCCGCGTGCTCGAAGCCGCCGGCGCGAAGTTCACTTGGGACCGCCAGCTCGCCGGCATGGCTGCCGTGGAAGCCCACGGCGACCCGATTCCCGAGTCGACGCTGGAGTCCATCAAGCGCACCAAGCTGGCGCTCAAGGGCCCGCTGGAGACGCCCGTCGGCAAGGGCTTCCGCTCCATCAACGTGGCGCTGCGGAAGGAGTTCGACCTCTACGCCAACCTGCGGCCCGCCAAGACGGTGCTGCCGGGTTCGCGCTTCGAGAACGTGGACATCATCCTCGTGCGCGAGAACACGGAGGGTCTCTACGTCGGCGTCGAGAACTACGTGAAGGTCGGCAATGACCCGCACGCGGTCGCGCAGTCGGTGGCCATCGTGTCGCGGCATGGCGCGGACCGCATCGTACGCTATGCCTTCGAGTACGCCGTGAAGCACGGACGCAAGAAGGTCACGCTGGTGCACAAGGCGAACATCCTCAAGTACTCGCAGGGGCTATTCCTGGAGACGGGACGGATGATCGCGAAGGAGTACGAGGGCCGTGTGCAGTTCGACGACAAGATCGTCGATGCCTGCGCGATGGACCTCGTGATGCGTCCGGAGCGCTACGACGTCATCGTGACGACGAACCTCTTCGGCGACATCCTCTCGGATCTCACCAGCGGCCTGGTGGGCGGCCTCGGGCTGACGCCGGGCGCGAACATCGGCTACGACGTGGCGATCTTCGAGGCCGTACACGGCACGGCGCCGGACATCGCGGGCAAGGGCATCGCCAACCCGACGGCGGTGATGCTCGCCGGTTGCCAGATGCTCGACCACGTGGGGCAGGGTGATCGTGCGAACGCGATCCGCGCGGCCATCGAGGCCACGCTGCGCGAGCGGAAGACGGTGACGGGCGACGTTGGTGGCACGGCGACCACGGAGCAGTACACGGACGCCGTCATCGCCCGGTTGAAGGCCAAGGCCTAA